The DNA segment AATGGCGAATCGATATACAGGCCAAATGGGGCACGGGCGAATCTCGCCTTGCGATCGCCCCTATCTAATCTAATCCATCATCACAAGAAATGCTTAGGGGGGCCGGCTTTGACGAAATCTAGATGCCTCAGACCGACTGGTTCTGGGCCTGCCGACGAATTAGGCTAGAGCATTGTCAAAATGGATTTCAAAGTGCCCAATTTCGCAGTTTGACCCAAAGTACAATCTTGGCAAAGCAGTAGACCTGCCCTTCCTAACCTGCCCCTCCTTTTTAGTCTGATGAGCGAGAAATGAAGCGATATCCTGAATCCCTCCTCGGAATGATTGTTTTTGTCTGCACGACAGCCTTGGTTGCCGCCTCCACGTCTGCAGAAGATCCGCCGAAACTATTCCCGGATGCCGGCTTAGAGGCGGCTGTTCGAGCCGAAGTCTTCGAGAAGCGGTACAACACGGAACCTTTGACCAAAGCGGATGTTGAAAAAATATCGCAGGTCGTTGGACGTGGAAAAAAGATTAAAAATTTGGAAGGATTGCAGCATTGTCCCGCCGTCATGCTGATCGATCTGAAAGACAATGAAATCGTAGACCTGAAACCACTTGCGGAACTGAAACGGTTGCAGTCGGTGACGCTGGCAGGAAATAAAATCAAAGACATCCAGCCCCTGAAAGGTCTGACTGCGATGCAGTTGTTGGATTTGTCCGGCAATGAAGTAAGCGATCTGGCTCCTCTGGAAGCGATGTCCAATCTGCGGACCTTGTATGTGGCCAACAACAAACTGGAAACAGTTCAGCCGATCGCAAAACTGACTAAGATTTGGTCGCTGGACGCGTCGGGCAACAAACTGACGGACCTCTCCCCTGTCGCCGATCTGAAATGGTTGACCACTTTGGATGTGCGAAACAATCAGATCAAGCAGTTGGACCCGATCGCGAATCTGCCCGCACTAAAATATCTGCTGATCAGCAAAAACAAGATCGAAGACTTGGCACCCCTGGTCAAAATGTGCGAAGCCGACGCCAAGACCGCAAAACGTTTTGCTCCCTACCTAAATGTATACGTAGGGGAAAACCCGCTAAACGAAGAGGGGAAAGCCAAAGCCTTCGAAGCCCTCAAGGCGGCAGGTGTGAAAGTGGTTGAAAAGTAAAGAACAACGGTTGTTCGCCGAGAAACAAACTTGCATTGATCTCAACGCTGTAGATAAAGCGTTGAGATCATTTTTTTTGAGTGCTACCAGGGCAAAATCCCAAACCGCTGCGTCAGCGAGGGATTGAGGCCTGCTTTTTCTATCCCTCGCTGACGCTGCGACTTGGGATGTTTTGGCCCTGCCGCACAGTCGCAATCCGCGTCAGCGATTGCTTCCTGTTCAGTGCTTCTCTCGAAGCGAACGTCAATTCGCAATGCCCACGATGAACGATCTGATTATCCTTTAGTGGATTCGTGGCGCATGTTCTACAATGGCGTCGTCAATCCGCTTTGTCTCATCGGGCCCTTTTTCTAACTTGGACGATTACGCAATGATAGTGAGAACCTGCCTGCCGTTTTGCCTGCTGTTTGCGGCCTTTCTCCCGCTTGCTTTTGCGGTCGATCCGCTCCCTTCGTGGAACGATGGTCCGAACAAAAAAGCGATCATCGATTTTGTTGAAAAGGTGACCAAGGCGGGGACCCCTGATTTTGTTCCGGTCGAGGAGCGGATTTCCGTCTTCGATAATGATGGGACTTTGTGGTGTGAGAACCCACTCCCCTTTCAAGCGATCTTTGCTGCGGATGAACTGAAGACGTTGCTGCCCGATCATCCGGAATGGCGCGAGGATCCTTCGGTGAAGGCATTCCTTAAATCGGATATCGCTGCCCTGTCGGCCAATCATTACAAAGGGCTTCTGGAAATTATTGCCCTGACTCATGCGGGCATCACGCCGGATGAATTCACCGCTCGAGTGAAACAATGGTTGGCGACTGCCAAACATCCTCGATTTGACCGTCCTTTTACGGAATGTGTTTACCAGCCGATGCTGGAACTGCTCAGCTACCTTCGCGCCAATGACTTCCAGACCTGGATTGTTTCCGGAGGCGGAGTCGATTTTATGCGAGTCTTTGCCGAAGGAACGTATGGGATTCCGCCCGAACAGATCATTGGCTCGTATAGCTTGGTGCGATTTGAAATGAAGGATGGCAAGCCGGTCCTAACGAAGACCGTCGATTCCCTCTTCATTGATGACAAAGGAGGCAAGCCCGTTGGTATCCATACCTTCCTGGGGCGACGCCCGATCGCGGCGTTTGGTAATTCAAATGGAGACCAGGCGATGATCGAATACACCACGATCGATAACCCTAGGCCAAGCTTTGGCTTGATCGTCCATCACACCGACGCGGAACGTGAGTATGCTTATGATGCGAATCCCAAAAGCACGGGCAAGCTGACGACCGCCCTCGAAGTGGCTCCTAAGTATGGCTGGACCGTGGTCGATATGAAGAACGACTGGAAGACGATCCTGCCATAGATCCCATTCGGAGCCAGTAAGGAGATGGTTTTCTGTGGCGGGTGTTCCGCACAGCCATGGCGAACTAGCTCATGATCGCGCTGATGGGGCTGGCCGGTTCGACTCCGGTCAGTTTTTGGTCCAGGCCCTTAAAGGGAAAAATGAATCGATCGTGATCGATTCCCATCAGGTTCAAAATGGTCGCGTTTAGGTCGCGGATGTGGACACCGTCGCGAACGATGTTGTAACTGAAGTCGTCGGTTTCACCGTGCACGAAGCCCTGCTTGATCCCGGCTCCGGCCAGCCAAATGGTAAAACACTTTGGATGGTGATCGCGGCCGTAATTTGTTTTAGTCAATTTTCCCTGACAGTAGATCGTGCGGCCAAATTCTCCGCCCCAAACGACTAGCGTTTCATCCAACATGCCACGCTGTTTCAGGTCGGTTAACAGGCCTGCGGATGGTTGGTCGACGTCTCGGCATTGTTTAGGTAAATCGCCTGTGAGGTTTCCGTGTTGGTCCCAACCGCGATGGAAGATTTGAGTGAACCTTACGCCGCGCTCTGCCATCCTGCGAGACATCAGGCAGCAGTTGGCAAAGGAACCCGGTTTGGTGACGTCGGGACCGTATAGGTCCAGCACATGTTGAGGTTCGTCGGAGATGTTGTTTAGGTCGGGGACGCTGGTCTGCATCCGGTAGGCCATCTCGTACTGGGCGATCCGAGCGTTCGTTTCCGGGTCGGCCAAGCGAGCGTATTCGGCTTCGTTTAGACGCCCGAGTGAATCGAGCATTCGGCGGCGAATTTTAGGACTGATACCATCGGGATTCGATAAGTACAGCACGGGATCGCCGGAACTGCGGAGCGCGACACCTTGGTACTTGCTAGGCAAGAAACCATTTCCCCACAAACGGTTGTACAGCGCCTGAGCTTGCTGGCGTCCGGACCAGCTGGCGGTCATGACTAAAAATGCGGGAAGGTTTTCGTTTTCGGTTCCCAGCCCGTAGCTCAGCCAAGATCCCAGGCTAGCCTTGCCGGGTAACTGGTCGCCGGTGCAGATGTAGGTGATTGCTGGGTCGTGATTGATCGCTTCGGTATGCATCGAATGGACGAGCGAAATTTCGTCGACTTTGGTTGCCATGTGCGGAAGCAACTCGCTGACCATTGTCCCGTCTTTGCCGTGAGGTGCGAACTTATAGACGCTGGGGGCAATCGGGAACCGCGACTGGCCGCTGGTCATGGTTGTCAGCCGCTGGCCTTGGCGGATCGATTCGGGCAGGTCTTTGTCATACCAATCGGCCATCGCCGGTTTCGGATCCCACATGTCCATTTGGCTTGGTGCGCCTGACATGAACAGGTAGATCGCTCGCTTCGCTTTTGGTTCATGGTGCGGCAGCGTCGGAAGCCCACCGACAGCTTGTGAACCGGCCGCAGGACGTTGTTCTAGCGAAGCCAGCGCAGCGGCCCCTAGGCCCGCGGAGGTTTGCGAAAAGAAATGACGACGTGTCTGTGGAGTCATGGTGATCAACTGGGCTATTTGGTGATAACTTCGTCTAAATTCAGAAGTGTATTAACCAGCACGGTCCAAGCCGCTAACGAAGCGTTCTCGGATTCAACCAAAGCTTTGGCCGCGGCGGGATCCGCTTCGTAGCTGGCGTTTAGATCGCCTAGGAGTGTCAGTAGTTCTTTCTGTTCGGCATCGGACGGAGACCTCGCAACAATGGTTTGGAAGATGGTTTCCAGTCGTTCCGGATCGGTCCCTTCGCTTTCGTTGGCGCGACTTGCCAGACGTTTGGCGGCGGTCATGTATTGTGGTTCGTTCAATAATAACAATGCCTGTAAAGGCGTATTGGTCCGTTCGCGACGTGCTGTACACGATTCGCGACTAGGGGCATCAAACGTCGATAACTGAGGCGGCGGGCTGGTCCGTTTCCAGAACGTGTACAGGCTCCGGCGGTAGATCTTGCTGCCGGTATCCGCGGTGAAGCGGACCGTGTTGCTGCCCGAATAACCAACCGCAAACCACAGCCCATCGGGCTGCGGCGGTTTCACGCTGGGGCCGCCCATTTCTTCGATCAGCAATCCGCTGACCGCTAACGCTTGATCGCGAAGCATTTCTGCATCCAGGCGAAAGCGTGGGCCTCTAGCTAATAATCGATTGGTCGGATCCTTAGCCAAGATTTCCGGCGTCACTTGGCTGCTGCGGCGATAGGTGTCGGACATTACGATTTGTTTCATCATCCGTTTGACATCCCAGCCGGATGCCTGGAAATCGACAGCCAGATGATCCAATAGTTTTGGATGGCTAGGGACGTCCCCTTGGGCGCCAAAGTCTTCGCTCGTTTTGACAATGCCGGTTCCGAAAACCTGTTGCCAGAAACGGTTCACGATGACTCGGGAAGTCAGCGGGTGGGAAGGCGCGAACAGCCACTGCGCCAGTCCCAGGCGATTGTTGGGTGCGGATTCAGGAAGCGGTGGGAGGAATTCGGGGACTCGCCGCGTCACCTCTTCGCCGGGGGAATCGTACAACCCACGCAGCATGATGTTCGCTTTCCGCGGTTCTTCCGTTTCTTTCCAGACCAATGTGATCGGGATCGCTTTGTTGATCTCTTCCAGGCGTTTGACAAGGCCCGCTTGTTCGTCTTTTAACGCTAACCAGTCGGGATGCAAGCAGAACGCTTGGCGGTAGTAACTTCGCAGTCCCTCGGTTTGGGCGACGGTTCTTTGCTCCGCTGGGATCTTGGCGGTTGCCAGGATTTGCGGAGGGGTCACAACGGCAGGAGAGCGAAGGGCCGCAGAGAAGCCAGCGTTTCCGGAGTGATTAACGATTTTCAGGTAAAGCGAATTCTCCCCTTTCTTTAAATCCAGTTTGTATTCGGATTCAAGCGCGACCAGCGGGCGTTCGCCGCGGACTTCCGCTAGACGGGTTCCGTTCAGCCAGACTTGAACTCCGTCACCGGTTCCTAGCAATAGCGTCGCTTGCTGGTCGGTCGGGGCGGTGATCGAACGATGAAGCAAGATTACCGACGGTTGGTCGACCGCCGCAGGAAGGTCACTGGAGATCGTGTCATTAAACTGAGGGTGCGACTGCCAAGGGAAGTCCTGGTCGCGATAGCGAACCGCGGTTTCAGCGGTCGGCGGCGTTTTGTAATCGACGGCTCCGATTTGTCGGGGGTAGGCATGGCTGGGCGATTCCACGGGAAAAGGTCCTGCGAGTTGCCAGTCGGATTGCTGCAGACGTTTGCCCTCGGTTGCCTGCGGGATTTGGTCACTGACGGACAGTCGAATTTGGCCAAACAGATGTTCGCTGAACTGCGATTCAAATTTCAAGCGGACCCGCAGACGTGCTTCACCACCTTCGGATAGCAGCCCCCGCGTGGCGAACCATGCGACTCGAGGTCCCGGTTTTTGGTGTCCTCCGATAGCCCAGCCTTCGGCTTTTTCGATTTTCCCGTCGTACGCGAAGCGGAGCGCGAATTTACCGTCTGGCTGTTCGAAATCGGCTTCACCGTAGGCGAATTTAACGGGCAGCCAGTCGTTGCCGGTCGCTTCGCTTTTCGTTTCGATTTCAATTTCTGAAAGGACAGCATTCCCGTTGGAAGCCAATCCCGCCAACGCTTCGGGGGTGTCGGTGGGAACTTCCAGGCGGACCAAGCGAAGCCCTTCCTGGGCGGGCAGGACCGATTCCAATGTGATCGTTGCGGTGGCTGGCGTTTTGCCACCTAGCTTGATGATTCCGGTATCGGTTTGCTCCAGTTCCAGCGTCGAATCTTTTCCGGCGTCCAGTTTATCCGGATGCAGGATTTGCCACTGAACGTCCTTGTTTTCGACCAGTTGTGCTTCCCAACGCGCCTGTTCGGAATCGACCGTATCGATCGGCTGGCGAGCCTCCAAGGCGAGCGCTGCCAACGCGGCGTTGACCTGTTCGATTTGTTCGATGTCGGCGGGCTGCGGGACCGGCAGGTTGGGTGGATGGTCTTTGACGTTTCCATCAAGCGCGCGTCCATCCAAACTATTGAAGAACGCGTACAGCGAGTAATAATCTCGCTGAGTAATCGGATCGAATTTATGATCGTGACAGGTGGAGCACTGAGTCGTTAAACCCAAGAAGACCGTTCCAAAAGCATCCACACGATCGACAACATTGCGGAAGAAGACTTCGTCATAAATCGACCCTCCCTCGCTGGTTGTCACGTTCAGGCGGTTGTAGCCGCTGGCGATTTTCTGGTCGAGCGTTGCATTTGGCAGCAGGTCGCCCGCTAACTGTTCGATCCCAAATTGGTCAAACGGCATGTTGTCGTTAAACGCCCGGATCACCCAGTCGCGATACGGCCACATTTCGCGGTAGTTGTCCAGGTGCAGGCCATGCGTGTCTCCGTATCGCGTCAGGTCCAGCCAGAACCGAGCCATATGTTCGCCGTACTGAGGCGAAGCGAGCAATCGGTCGACCGCTTTTTCGTAGGCTTCGGGGGAGGTGTCCGCCAAGAACTGGGAGGTTTGTTCTGGAGTCGGAGGCAGCCCGGTGAGATCAAACGTTAACCGTCGGAAGAGCCGTCGAGGATCTTCCGGGCCGTTGAGTACAAGGCCTGCCGCTTCGGCTCGCTTGGCGATCAGGTAATCGATCGCGGAGCTCCCTTGAGTCGCAGCAATCGGGTCTGCCTGAGGCGGCGCAAAGGACCAATGCGCCCGGTACTCGGCCCCCTCTTCGATCCAAAGTTTCAGCTTCGCCTGTTGATCTTCGGTCAGCGGTTTGTGGAAACTTGACGGAGGCATTTGAGCCTCTTCGTCGTCGCTGCTGACGCGTGCCCAAAGTTCGCTGTCATCAATGTCCGAGCGACTGACCACTTCAAACAGCCCTTCCTCGGTATCCAGGCGAAGACCGGAATCCCGTTTTTCCTCATCGGGGCCATGGCATGCGAAGCAATGGTTGGAAAGGATCGGGCGGATGTCTTGGTTGAAATCAATCGTCGCGGATTCGGCGGACTGGGGGGCCGTGTCGTCGGCATTTGCCACCGAGGTCCCCAGAACCAGCATGCCAGCGGCAAGGGCAAAAACGAAACGGAAAAGACCCGCCGGAGAAAACGTAGGTTTTTCGAAAGTACCATCCACCTTCTTAGCGGTACGGCGCAAGCCGTCCGGCCCCCACGCTGGAAACCTTGCCCGTCGGCCGGTCGGTTGGTGTTGCTCCGGCAGCATTTTTAATGATCGCTCTCGCTCCTTCTTAGCGGTACGGCGCAAGCCGTCCGGCCCCCGCGCTGGAAACCTTGCCTGTCGGCTGGTCGGTTGGTGTTGCTCCGGCAGCATTTTTAATGCTCGCTCTCGCTCCTTCTTAGCGGTACGGCGCAAGCCGTCCGGCCCCCGCGATGGAAACCTTGCCCGTCTGCTGGTCGGTTCATCCCGATCCGCTACGGCAACGCCAGCGACTTCAAACTCCCCGCGTCCTATTCCACCAATGCGACAACCCAAACCGTGATCGCGGGTAACAGCTTTCGGATAGAGGATCCGCAGGCGAGGCATAGAGAATTTCCAAAAGCGTATTTGGGAGGTGGGACCCTTCTATTCTACTGCGATTTACAACTTAGAACAAACGAAACTGCGGCTACGGTTCCCGCTTGGCCCGTAGCAGATCTATAATCCGGGAAAACCGTTGTTATCGATCGATTCGCTGTTTCCGGGACACCTGTGATTAACGCCTCTGAAGACCCCGCCACCAATGACACCATCGACTCATCCGAGCTGCAACGGCTGCTGAAACAAGGAATTCGAGGGGAAGTCTACGTCGATGATGTTAGTCGGGGCGTTTATGCGACCGATGCGTCGTTGTTTCAGATGTTTCCTCGCTGTGTGGTCGTCCCTCGGGATCAGGCGGATCTCTGCCATGCGATGAAAATTGCTGCGGCTCATAAGATCTCGGTGACGCCGCGTGGGGGGGCGACTTCCCTCTCTGGGCAAACCTATGGGCCCGGGATCATCCTGGATGTTTCGAAGTACATGAACCAAGTCCTCGCGGTCGACGTGCAGGCTCAAACAGCGAGGGTTCAGCCGGGCGTCGTCCGCGATCAATTGAATGCGGCGGTCGCCGCGGATCAATTGCATTTCGCTCCTGATCCCGCGACCGGTTCACGAGCCACGATCGGGGGCATGATTGGAAACAATACGTGTGGGACTAGGAGCGTCGTTTATGGAAAAACGATTGACCACGTCCTTGCCTGCCGGGTTCTGTTGGCCGATGGAACGGTTGCTGAATTTGAGCAAGTGGAACCAGCGGTTTGGCAAGCAAGAGCGGCCGGGGAAAATGTCTCGGAGCGAGAAGCCGAACTCTATCGCGGAGTGACGGAGATCATTTCGGAGCACCATGATCAAATCCTTCAGCGATATCCCAAAGTGCTGCGACGGGTTTCCGGTTACAACCTGGATGAATTCGTCGACGGCGCAGGCTACACCGGGACGATCGGCCCGCGAGCCGAACAGAACCAGGGGAAACGGCCGTGGAATCTAAGCAACCTGATTGTTGGCAGCGAAGGAACCCTTGGCGTGGTCCTGGAGGCGACCGTACGCCTGACGCCCCTGCCCCAAGCCAGCGCGGTTTGTGTGGTCCATTTCAGCGAACTGTTGGATTCATTGAAGTATGTCGATGCGATGCTCCAGCACGAACCTTCGACGGTTGAACTGCTGGACGAAACGGTCATGCGCGAAGCCAAGGTCAATTCGGCAACGCAGCATATGTCGCACTTTATCGAAGGGGATCCTGCCGCCGTCCAGATCGTCGAATTCTTTGGCCAAGACCTGCCCGAGGCACAGCGACGCTGTGAACAATTTGCGACCGCGATGAAAGAGGCGGGGATCGGTTATTCATGGCCCGTGTTGTCGAAGCCGTCGGACGTTCACGATGTCTGGGAAACGCGGAAGCTGGGACTGGGGCTGATTTCCAATGTGCGTGGCGCCAATAAAGGGCGAGATTTTATCGAAGACGCCTGTGTCCCGACCGCTCATCTTGCGGAATACATTTCCAAAATCCAACAGTTGTGCACCGCCCAGGGGATCACCCGTTTAAGCCTGTACGCTCACGCGTCGGTTGGAGTCGTGCACGTTGTCCCTGCGCTCGATCTGCATCAGCATGCCGAAGCCGAAAAGATGCAGGCCATCGCGGATCAGGCTTTCCAGTGGGTGATGGAATATGGCGGGTCTTGGTCGGGCGAACATGGCGATGGACAATTGCGAGGGCAATATTTGCCTGCCATGTTTGGTGACGATCTGTATGAAGCCTTCCGCCAAGTCAAAAGGTTATTTGATCCCAACAACCTGATGAATCCAGGGAAGGTAATCGATTCTCAAACCCTGCTGGATAATCTGCGATACCAGCCGCCTGGCTATGCAGAAGCTGCCGAAAAATCCGAACAGGCGGCACTGTATAAGTACGCGGACCAAGGGGGCCTGCAGTTGGCCGTCGAGCAATGCAATGGCGTGGGAGCCTGCCGAAAAATCGGGAGTGGCACAATGTGTCCTTCGTACATGGCGACTCGCGACGAACAGCATTCGACGCGAGGACGAGCCAACGCGTTGCGGTTGGCAATGAGCGGGCAGTTAGAGGCAGATCCTCTGGAGGGATTGGCGTCGGATGGGCTGCATGACGTGCTTTCTCTCTGCTTGGCGTGCAAGGCTTGCAAAAGCGAATGTCCGAACGCTGTGGATATGGCGAAGCTGAAAAGTGAGGCTTTGCAGATTCGCCATGACCGCAAAGGAATTTCGCTGGGCGCAAAAGTGTTGGGCCGGATGCCGGATGCCGCCAAGCGTTTCGCTGGCTGGACCGGGAACATCGCCAACCTCACGAATTGGATTCCAGGTGGTCGGGCTCTGTTGCAACGAATGGTTGGGATCGATCGTCGGCGTCCGCTGCCGACCTTTGCCACGACAACCCTTGCACAATCGCTTCAGCGGGATCCTGTTCCGACCGGTCGGCGAGACCGTGGGCGGGTCGTGTTGTTCGACGATACGTACGCCAACTACTTTGAACCCAACCTGGGGCGTGCGGCTATCGGATTGTTAGAAGATGCGGGATACGAGGTCATTCTGGCAAAGGCCGGTTGCTGCCAGCGAACTCGGCTGAGCAAGGGACTGGTTCGTGAAGCCAAAAAGTACGGCGTTGAAGTCTTTCGTCGGTTGGACGTTTTTGCACAACAAGGGTTGCCGATCCTCTGCCTGGAACCTTCGTGTGCCTCCGCGTTGGTCGACGATCTTCCCGATTTGCTAGACGACCGAGAACTCGCCCAGCGGGTGGCCGGACAGATTCAGATGCTGGATGGCTTTTTGGATCGTGAGGGAATCGAAGTCGAATGCACGGAGGAATCGATTCTGTTGCATGGACACTGTCATCAGAAAGCGACCTTTGGAACCAGCGCGATCCATGCCCTATTGGGAGGCCCCGAATCGGGATGCTGCGAAGAAGTCGATTCGGGGTGTTGCGGGATGGCCGGATCGTTTGGCTACGAGCACTACGACCTGTCGCAGCAAGTTGGTGAAGACCGATTGTTTCCGGCGGTTCGCCAGGCGGTTGCAGAGGGGCGTGCCGTGGTTGCTTGTGGCATTTCATGTCGGCATCAACTAAAAGATTGTTTGGGGGTGGATGCCAAACACTTCGTTGAAGTGCTCCGCATCCGGTAGATCCAGACTGGTTTTGGACTACATCGTCGTTTCACTACTTGGATAAAAACCATGCCGACTAAGTTCCTGTTGCCATTTTTGACGTCAATGTTGCTGTTACCTTCCACACTTGTCTTTGCTCAGGATCGTGCGGAAATCCCACTTTGGCCGGCTGCGGCTCCAGGCGAAACCGGCGACGTTGAGCCCGAGCATGCGCTGCCAAAGCGTGAAAACGAAAACCCGCCAAAGCTGCGGATCGGCAATGTGTCGAAACCAGTGATGACACTTTTCAAACCGGAGAATCCGGACCCCAAAGGTACAACCGTAATCGTTGCTCCCGGAGGCGGTTATTCGATCTTGGCTTACAGCCACGAAGGATCCGAAATCTGTGAGTGGTTGAATTCGATCGGAGTGACCGCAGTCTTACTGAAGTATCGAGTCCCACGGCGAAGCGAAGAAAATTTTCACGAGCTGCCTCTGATGGACGCTCAGCGAGCGATCCGGATGGTCCGATCGAAGGCAGCCGAGTGGAATATCAATCCAGACCGGATTGGAATGTTGGGGTTCAGTGCCGGCGGCCATCTGACGGTGATGGCGGGGACCAATGGTGGTAAAGCTTCCTACGAAGCGGTCGACGAAATCGATCAGCTTAGTCCTCAGCTGAATTTCATGATCCCCATTTATCCCGCTTATTTGTTGAACAAAAAAACGAATCAGCTGAATACAAACATCGTGGTCAATAAAGATATCCCGCCGGCATTCATCGCGATCACTTTTGACGATTCAGAGCGAGCCGTGGGAGCGGCGATGTTGTTGGTCGCGATGAAGAAGGTTGACGTGCCCTGCGAACTGCACGTCTATCGCAACGGGGGCCATGGGTATGGGATGCGAGCTTCAAAGAACGCCGTATCGAAGTGGCCTGAATTGTGCCGCGACTGGTTCGCAGCATCCGGTCTGATCGAATAAAAGAGCAGGAAGCGGGTGAAGTTTGTCGCCTTTCGGGTTCCCCCGTCCCTCGCTGCCCAGCGTGTTGGGATTTCGACAGCCTGCGGACTCCTCTCTGCTCTAGGCCCGAAGGGTCGACACAATCTCTGCCGGGGGTGAAGCCCCCGGAGCAGCGAAATATAAATGAAGAAAGTCTGGCTCCCCTCGCCCCTAAGCGAGCTCTTTGGGGCGTAGTAAATCTCTGCTAGCTCATTGCGTGATCTCTGCCTCTTTTTTTGATTTAGTGAAGCTTGCTTGGGGGAGAGGGGCTGGGGGTGGACTGTCAAAAATCATTGCGGCGTGGCAAGCTGCGTACACTGCAGCATGTCAGACAACCCGGATTTTGAACGCTGTGAAACCGTATTTTCACCAGCACTTTGCGGTAAAAACGACCGTGAAACACATCGGTTTTGTCGGGGTGCGTCCAGGTCGACACCGACAAGTTTTTGACAGTCCAGGCTGGGGGAGAGGGGGAGATTTCCAGGCGGCGATTTTGCAGCGAAGAGGCGGTTAAAGCCTAGGATTTCAAGCGGTTATGCCACGCCTTGCCCA comes from the Roseimaritima multifibrata genome and includes:
- a CDS encoding FAD-binding and (Fe-S)-binding domain-containing protein; amino-acid sequence: MINASEDPATNDTIDSSELQRLLKQGIRGEVYVDDVSRGVYATDASLFQMFPRCVVVPRDQADLCHAMKIAAAHKISVTPRGGATSLSGQTYGPGIILDVSKYMNQVLAVDVQAQTARVQPGVVRDQLNAAVAADQLHFAPDPATGSRATIGGMIGNNTCGTRSVVYGKTIDHVLACRVLLADGTVAEFEQVEPAVWQARAAGENVSEREAELYRGVTEIISEHHDQILQRYPKVLRRVSGYNLDEFVDGAGYTGTIGPRAEQNQGKRPWNLSNLIVGSEGTLGVVLEATVRLTPLPQASAVCVVHFSELLDSLKYVDAMLQHEPSTVELLDETVMREAKVNSATQHMSHFIEGDPAAVQIVEFFGQDLPEAQRRCEQFATAMKEAGIGYSWPVLSKPSDVHDVWETRKLGLGLISNVRGANKGRDFIEDACVPTAHLAEYISKIQQLCTAQGITRLSLYAHASVGVVHVVPALDLHQHAEAEKMQAIADQAFQWVMEYGGSWSGEHGDGQLRGQYLPAMFGDDLYEAFRQVKRLFDPNNLMNPGKVIDSQTLLDNLRYQPPGYAEAAEKSEQAALYKYADQGGLQLAVEQCNGVGACRKIGSGTMCPSYMATRDEQHSTRGRANALRLAMSGQLEADPLEGLASDGLHDVLSLCLACKACKSECPNAVDMAKLKSEALQIRHDRKGISLGAKVLGRMPDAAKRFAGWTGNIANLTNWIPGGRALLQRMVGIDRRRPLPTFATTTLAQSLQRDPVPTGRRDRGRVVLFDDTYANYFEPNLGRAAIGLLEDAGYEVILAKAGCCQRTRLSKGLVREAKKYGVEVFRRLDVFAQQGLPILCLEPSCASALVDDLPDLLDDRELAQRVAGQIQMLDGFLDREGIEVECTEESILLHGHCHQKATFGTSAIHALLGGPESGCCEEVDSGCCGMAGSFGYEHYDLSQQVGEDRLFPAVRQAVAEGRAVVACGISCRHQLKDCLGVDAKHFVEVLRIR
- a CDS encoding alpha/beta hydrolase, producing the protein MPTKFLLPFLTSMLLLPSTLVFAQDRAEIPLWPAAAPGETGDVEPEHALPKRENENPPKLRIGNVSKPVMTLFKPENPDPKGTTVIVAPGGGYSILAYSHEGSEICEWLNSIGVTAVLLKYRVPRRSEENFHELPLMDAQRAIRMVRSKAAEWNINPDRIGMLGFSAGGHLTVMAGTNGGKASYEAVDEIDQLSPQLNFMIPIYPAYLLNKKTNQLNTNIVVNKDIPPAFIAITFDDSERAVGAAMLLVAMKKVDVPCELHVYRNGGHGYGMRASKNAVSKWPELCRDWFAASGLIE